The Vibrio aerogenes nucleotide sequence AACGTTGACCGGCATGTCAAACTCGGTGAAACACCTTTCCGGGCGGCGATTATTGGTACTCGCGAAATCGCAATGCCAGTTATCGCGATGACACTGACACTGGCTGCTGTATATGCGCCTATCGCCATGACCAGTGGTATTACCGGCTCCCTGTTTAAAGAATTCGCATTATCGTTGGCAGGCTCCGTCTTTGTGTCCGGTATTATTGCACTGACATTATCACCGATGATGTGTTCAAAAATGTTGAAAGATCATGAGGAGCCCTCTCGCTTTGAACAAAAAGTCCATGACGTTCTTGACAGAATCACTGAACGTTACATGAGAATGCTTGGTGCAATCATGAATCGCCGGCCGGTGATCATTTTCTTTGCTTTGATTGTTTTTGGCACACTACCTGTTTTATTTAAGTTTATTCCGGCAGAACTAGCGCCATCTGAAGATAAGGGCGTAGTGATGATGATTGCGAATGGTCAGGCTAACGCTAACCTCGACTATATGGAAAACACCATGTCCGAGGTCAGCGATATTCTGAACAAGCAGGATGAAATTCAGCTTTCTATGGCATTTACCGGGATTCCTAAATCGAATCAGGCGTTTGGTATCGCTGTTATGAAACCATGGAGTCAAAGGGAAGCCAGCCAGGCAGAGGTTATGAAACGTGTTCAGACTCTGGTGCAGGATATTCCGGCCATGTCAATCACAGCATTCCAGATGCCGGAACTTCCGGGTGCAGGTTCAGGCTTACCTATTCAAATGGTGATTACAACCCCCAATAGCTTTGAAAACCTGTTCTCTCTGGCCAGTGATATGCTGGCAAAAGTGCAGAAAAGCCCTTTGTTTGTCTATTCAACATTGGATCTGAATTTTGATTCAGCAACAATGAAAATCAGTATTGATAAAGATAAAGCTGGCTCTTATGGGGTCACCATGCAGGACATTGGTCTTACCCTGGCAACCATGATGGCCGATGGCTATGTCAACCGGATTGACCTTGGCGGTCGCTCATATGAAGTGATTCCACAGGTTGAGCGTAAATTCCGTTTAAACCCGGAGTCTATGAAAAATTACTTTGTGCGTGCGGCTGATGGAAATATGGTTCCTCTTGGAAGCCTGATTCATATTGATGTAGTCGCTGAACCAAAATCATTGCCCCACTTCAACCAGCTAAATTCCGCGACGATTGGAGCGGTTCCTATGCCTGGTGCAGCTATGGGGGATGCAATCAACTGGCTGGATAATCTCGCTGAAGAGACCTTGCCTGTCGGATATGACCATGACTATCTGGGGGCATCCCGTCAGTATGTCACGGAAGGGAGTGCGCTTTATACAACCTTCCTTCTGGCACTCGCGATCATATTCCTGGTTCTGGCGATTCAGTTTGAGTCTCTCAGAGATCCGGTTGTCATCATGGTTTCTGTACCTCTGGCCATCAGCGGCGCTTTGGTTGCACTGGCATGGGGTGCTGCTTCGATGAATATCTACTCGCAAGTCGGATTGATTACATTGATCGGCTTGATTACCAAGCATGGTATTCTGATCTGTGAAGTGGCCAAAGAAGCACAGCTGAAACATCATAAGAACCGGGTCGATGCGGTGATGGAAGCCACCAAAACCCGTTTGCGGCCAATTCTGATGACAACTGCAGCAATGATTGCTGGTTTGATCCCATTGATGTACGCAACCGGTGCGGGTGCACAACAACGTTTCAGTATCGGTATCGTGATTGTTGCCGGGCTGGCATTAGGAACATTGTTTACATTGTTTGTCCTGCCCGTCATTTATACATATCTGGCTGAAAAACATAAGCCTTTACCTGTGTTTGTCGAAGATGAGACAACACGAGAGCTTTAAAAAACTGATTCAGTGAGCAAAACCTGTTTTTTTGTCTGCGCTTACTGGCTTCTGAAAAAATCTGATGGGTTCCGCCCGTCAGATTTTTTTATGTCACTAACCAGGGTCTGTTGACCTGTCGAGTGCAAATTTTGTTCAATCCCAAAAGGCCACGCCCTGATGACACACTAAAATATAATTTATGATACAAATCACTATGCATAATATAAAAATATAGCTAAAATAAAATACAGCGTTTTATTGTTTGAGCAATACATCTTTGGTATGAAAACGATGAAAAATAATTACTTATCTGTGATTAATGCACAAATTGAGAAAATTAATCAGCTGACATCAGAGACAAAACAGGAAAAACTATCTCTGGTGTACAATAAAAGCAATTATTACATAGAGAAAGTGCATCAGAACCAAAGCACCAGCCATCCGACAATCCTGTTTCAGGGAAAGGGCCGGGCTTGTTATCTGTTTTTGAATGGTTACCTTGCTTCATTTCAGGCGAAATAATGTCGTACCTGATACTGATACACCCAATAATTCTCAAAATACAGAAGATAACGACGCTACCACCCTTTTTTCCATGTAAGTAACGACATTTACAGGTGAATTACATAAAATGTCTGTATACACGAAATCAGGAGCCAGAATCCGTATGTTCGATCCAAAAAAATTAGAGCAAATAGCAAAACAAATTCACGACTCAATGCCACAACCAGTCAAAGAATTAGGTGCAGATGTAGAGCAGAAAGTTCGTCAGGTCATTCAGGGACAGTTAAATAAGTTGGATGTTGTCAGCCGGGAAGAATTTGATGTACAGACGCAAGTGCTGATGCGTACCAGAGAAAAGCTCACGCAACTTGAAGCCAAAGTGGCAGAAATGGAGAAAAAACTCTCTGATTCTGATTCCGGAAACGTATAAAAAAGGGCCTGATGATTCAGGCCCTTTTTTCATGAACAGTTCAGGATATGTCGTGATTAATCGCCAACCGCAATACGCTTCATATCCGTCATATAGCCACGAAGCTCTTCACCGATATACTCAACCGGATGGTTACGAATCATTTCATTCACTTTAATCAGTGTTGCATTATCAACCTGATTTGATGACTCGCCCAAGCCTTTACCAATCACATCTGTACCAACCTGAGGCATGAATTGTTCACGCATCAATGGTGTTGCAACATTAGCAAA carries:
- a CDS encoding multidrug efflux RND transporter permease subunit encodes the protein MRFTDIFIKRPVLAISISFLIALLGFQAVFKLQVREYPKMTNTEVTVTTSYYGASADLIQGFITQPLEQAIAQADNIDYMSSESVLGSSKITVKMKLNTDPNAALSDILAKTNSVRSQLPKEADDPTVAMSTGSSTAVMYIGFSSEELSSSQITDYLKRVVTPQLFSVQGVSKVDLYGGIPYALRIWLDPYKMGALKLTASDVLTVLSANNYQSATGQATGEYVIFNGDADTQVSTGEELENLVVRSDDGQIVRLGDIAKVTLAKSHDTYRATANGKDTVVTAINAAPSANPIDIAASVRDILPRLQKNLPGNIEMKLLYDSTIAINESIHEVIKTLGEAALIVLIVITLFLGSFRAVLIPIVTIPLSLIGVALVMQMFGFSWNLMTLLAMVLAIGLVVDDAIVVLENVDRHVKLGETPFRAAIIGTREIAMPVIAMTLTLAAVYAPIAMTSGITGSLFKEFALSLAGSVFVSGIIALTLSPMMCSKMLKDHEEPSRFEQKVHDVLDRITERYMRMLGAIMNRRPVIIFFALIVFGTLPVLFKFIPAELAPSEDKGVVMMIANGQANANLDYMENTMSEVSDILNKQDEIQLSMAFTGIPKSNQAFGIAVMKPWSQREASQAEVMKRVQTLVQDIPAMSITAFQMPELPGAGSGLPIQMVITTPNSFENLFSLASDMLAKVQKSPLFVYSTLDLNFDSATMKISIDKDKAGSYGVTMQDIGLTLATMMADGYVNRIDLGGRSYEVIPQVERKFRLNPESMKNYFVRAADGNMVPLGSLIHIDVVAEPKSLPHFNQLNSATIGAVPMPGAAMGDAINWLDNLAEETLPVGYDHDYLGASRQYVTEGSALYTTFLLALAIIFLVLAIQFESLRDPVVIMVSVPLAISGALVALAWGAASMNIYSQVGLITLIGLITKHGILICEVAKEAQLKHHKNRVDAVMEATKTRLRPILMTTAAMIAGLIPLMYATGAGAQQRFSIGIVIVAGLALGTLFTLFVLPVIYTYLAEKHKPLPVFVEDETTREL
- the ubiK gene encoding ubiquinone biosynthesis accessory factor UbiK, with the protein product MFDPKKLEQIAKQIHDSMPQPVKELGADVEQKVRQVIQGQLNKLDVVSREEFDVQTQVLMRTREKLTQLEAKVAEMEKKLSDSDSGNV